A section of the Natrinema sp. HArc-T2 genome encodes:
- a CDS encoding universal stress protein: MSSMIQTIDSVLVPTDGSDSALAGAKRGIDLAAAVDAELHALSVVDTTDIENVPSILDSDATADDQAALEDAAEEAVEAVVATAQERAPDLEVTTAVERGTPFRRIDDYVDTAEIDVIAMGTKGRTGLKRVVLGSVTENVLRTVDVPVLAVPPAAVDGSLTPENTENVLLPTDGSEGAAAAVDWGVHLADVFDAMVHALYSADTSRLTMGTEPSTILSELEQTGETALEAVRERARASGVSVTGTVANGPPARVILDYADDKAVDLIVIGTHGRSGLERHLLGSVTENAVRGADVPVVCVPMAEYEADIEE, translated from the coding sequence ATGTCATCAATGATCCAGACGATCGATTCGGTGTTGGTACCGACCGACGGAAGCGATAGTGCTCTCGCGGGTGCAAAGCGTGGGATCGACCTGGCTGCTGCAGTTGACGCGGAGCTCCACGCGCTCTCAGTCGTCGACACGACAGACATCGAGAACGTTCCATCCATTCTCGACTCCGACGCGACGGCGGACGACCAGGCAGCGCTCGAAGACGCCGCCGAAGAAGCCGTCGAAGCCGTCGTCGCGACGGCACAGGAGCGGGCACCCGACCTCGAGGTCACCACAGCGGTCGAACGGGGCACCCCGTTTCGGCGTATCGACGACTACGTCGATACGGCCGAAATCGATGTCATCGCGATGGGCACGAAAGGCCGGACGGGACTCAAGCGGGTCGTACTCGGGAGCGTGACCGAAAACGTCCTTCGGACGGTCGATGTCCCGGTACTGGCCGTCCCGCCGGCGGCAGTTGACGGCTCACTCACTCCGGAGAACACCGAGAATGTGCTCCTGCCGACCGACGGCAGCGAAGGTGCCGCGGCCGCCGTCGACTGGGGTGTGCACCTCGCGGACGTGTTCGACGCAATGGTGCACGCGCTTTACTCGGCCGACACGAGTCGGCTCACGATGGGAACGGAGCCGAGTACGATCCTTTCCGAACTCGAGCAAACAGGCGAGACCGCACTCGAAGCAGTTCGTGAACGTGCCCGGGCGAGCGGTGTCAGCGTCACGGGCACCGTCGCAAACGGGCCGCCGGCGAGAGTGATTCTGGACTACGCCGACGACAAGGCAGTCGATCTCATCGTGATCGGAACGCACGGGCGCTCCGGACTCGAGCGACACCTGCTCGGCAGCGTCACGGAAAACGCCGTCCGGGGCGCTGACGTACCCGTGGTTTGTGTGCCGATGGCCGAATACGAGGCGGACATAGAGGAATAG
- a CDS encoding SagB/ThcOx family dehydrogenase, translating into MASIELPDPEIDGSTSVERAIATRESRRSFAQTPVDIGDVAQLLWAAQGRTHVRDGVELRVAPALGATYPLTLFLEVTPAGIEDLEAGLYRYEPERHTLERERETAVHDDLTAAALDQAVIATAPMTIVIAAAYDRTRRQYPAHGNRYVHMEVGHAAENVHLVCEARALNTCPVGAFDDDDVTTALSLPSRLEPLYLLPVGHRPASG; encoded by the coding sequence ATGGCCTCGATCGAGCTTCCCGATCCCGAAATCGACGGATCGACGAGCGTCGAACGGGCGATCGCGACCAGAGAAAGCCGCCGGTCGTTTGCCCAGACGCCGGTCGACATCGGTGACGTGGCACAGCTCCTGTGGGCGGCACAGGGACGAACGCACGTACGAGACGGCGTCGAACTGCGCGTCGCGCCGGCGCTCGGCGCGACGTATCCGCTCACCCTCTTTCTCGAGGTCACGCCAGCCGGAATCGAGGACCTCGAAGCGGGCCTCTACCGGTACGAGCCGGAGCGACACACGCTTGAGCGCGAGCGTGAGACGGCCGTCCACGACGATCTCACGGCCGCGGCGCTCGATCAAGCGGTCATTGCGACGGCCCCGATGACGATCGTGATAGCGGCGGCGTACGACCGAACGCGACGGCAGTATCCGGCCCACGGCAACCGCTACGTCCACATGGAGGTCGGACACGCCGCGGAGAACGTCCACCTCGTCTGTGAGGCGCGCGCGCTGAACACCTGTCCCGTCGGCGCGTTCGACGACGATGACGTCACAACGGCGCTGTCGCTGCCGTCGCGACTCGAGCCACTGTATCTGTTGCCGGTCGGCCACCGACCAGCATCCGGGTAA
- a CDS encoding universal stress protein, protein MSRTVLVPVDGSPLSFDALRHAFQGFPDSEIVAYHVVDLFRPDYGMLENTGSTYEPMIGTDAWDSAVDDATDRLFAEVAEVADEYDRSVVTDSDIGDPKRLVVEYATAEDVDHVVLGSHGRLDERRPLYGSVAETVARRAPVPVTVVR, encoded by the coding sequence ATGTCGCGGACAGTGCTCGTCCCCGTCGACGGCTCGCCGTTATCGTTCGACGCGCTTCGACACGCGTTTCAGGGGTTTCCGGACTCGGAAATCGTCGCCTACCACGTTGTCGACTTGTTCAGACCCGACTACGGGATGCTCGAGAACACCGGTTCGACGTACGAACCGATGATCGGGACGGACGCGTGGGACAGCGCCGTTGACGACGCCACCGATCGTCTCTTTGCGGAGGTCGCCGAGGTCGCCGACGAGTATGACCGATCGGTCGTGACCGACTCGGACATCGGCGATCCGAAGCGGCTCGTCGTCGAGTACGCGACCGCTGAAGACGTCGATCACGTCGTCCTCGGCTCTCACGGACGGCTGGACGAACGACGGCCACTCTACGGGAGTGTTGCCGAGACCGTCGCTCGCCGCGCCCCGGTTCCGGTCACCGTCGTTCGGTGA